A genomic region of Micropterus dolomieu isolate WLL.071019.BEF.003 ecotype Adirondacks linkage group LG11, ASM2129224v1, whole genome shotgun sequence contains the following coding sequences:
- the rsad2 gene encoding radical S-adenosyl methionine domain-containing protein 2 isoform X1 gives MQFSSVVASPKLVLQLCISTLQCIMASVFSIVCFWTAGGCKGTTSPVSPVDCQLEQRKVQNATTPTSVNYHFTRKCNYKCGFCFHTAKTSFVLPLEEAKRGLKLLKESGMEKINFSGGEPFLHEKGEFLGKLVQFCKLDLQLPSVSIVSNGSMIKETWFQKYGDYLDILAISCDSFDEATNQLIGRAQGRKSHVDNLHKIRNWCLQYKVAFKINSVINTFNVDEDMTEAITQLNPVRWKVFQCLLIDGENAGEKALREAERFVISDQQFEEFLDRHSSVPCLVPESNEKMRNSYLILDEYMRFLDCREGRKDPSKSILDVGVKEAICFSGFDEKMFLKRGGKYVWSKADMKLEW, from the exons ATGCAGTTCTCCTCCGTGGTTGCGTCCCCGAAGCTGgtgctgcagctctgcatcAGCACCCTGCAATGCATTATGGCGAGCGTCTTTTCAATAGTTTGTTTCTGGACAGCAGGAGGCTGCAAGGGGACAACCTCCCCTGTTTCACCTGTTGACTGCCAGCTGGAGCAAAGGAAAGTCCAAAATGCCACGACTCCAACAAGTGTCAACTATCATTTCACACGCAAGTGTAATTACAAATGTGGATTTTGTTTCCACACTGCAAAAACCTCCTTTGTCCTGCCTCTAGAGGAAGCCAAGAGGGGCCTCAAACTTCTGAAGGAATCTG GCATGGAAAAGATCAACTTCTCGGGAGGAGAGCCCTTCTTGCACGAAAAAGGAGAATTTCTGGGGAAATTAGTTCAGTTCTGTAAACTGGATCTACAGCTCCCAAGTGTCAGCATTGTCAGCAATGGGAGCATGATCAAAGAAACATGGTTCCAGAAATATG GTGACTATCTGGATATCCTGGCCATCTCCTGTGACAGTTTTGATGAGGCAACCAACCAGCTGATTGGAAGAGCTCAGGGCAGAAAGAGCCACGTCGACAACCTTCACAAGATTCGCAACTGGTGCCTGCAGTACAAAGTGGCATTCAAGATCAACTCGGTCATCAACACCTTCAACGTGGACGAAGACATGACTGAGGCCATCACCCAGCTTAACCCAGTCCGCTGGAAG GTATTCCAGTGTCTGTTGATTGACGGGGAAAATGCAGGAGAGAAGGCcctgagagaggcagagaggttCGTCATCAGTGACCAACAGTTTGAGGAGTTTCTGGATAGACACAGCAGCGTCCCCTGCCTTGTTCCAGAGTCCAATGAGAAG ATGAGGAATTCCTACCTGATCCTGGATGAATAT ATGCGTTTCCTGGACTGTCGAGAGGGAAGGAAGGACCCGTCCAAGTCTATCCTCGATGTTGGTGTGAAGGAAGCCATTTGCTTCAGTGGCTTTGATGAAAAGATGTTTCtaaagagaggagggaaataTGTGTGGAGCAAAGCCGACATGAAACTGGAGTGGTGA
- the LOC123979410 gene encoding radical S-adenosyl methionine domain-containing protein 2-like, which yields MQFSSVVASPKLVLQLCISTLQCIMASVFSIVCFWTAGGCKGTTSPVSPVDCQLEQRKVQNATTPTSVNYHFTRKCNYKCGFCFHTAKTSFVLPLEEAKRGLKLLKESGMEKINFSGGEPFLHEKGEFLGKLVQFCKLDLQLPSVSIVSNGSMIKETWFQKYGDYLDILAISCDSFDEATNQLIGRAQGRKSHVDNLHKIRNWCLQYKVAFKINSVINTFNVDEDMTEAITQLNPVRWKVTHPARFRFRCM from the exons ATGCAGTTCTCCTCCGTGGTTGCGTCCCCGAAGCTGgtgctgcagctctgcatcAGCACCCTGCAATGCATTATGGCGAGCGTCTTTTCAATAGTTTGTTTCTGGACAGCAGGAGGCTGCAAGGGGACAACCTCCCCTGTTTCACCTGTTGACTGCCAGCTGGAGCAAAGGAAAGTCCAAAATGCCACGACTCCAACAAGTGTCAACTATCATTTCACACGCAAGTGTAATTACAAATGTGGATTTTGTTTCCACACTGCAAAAACCTCCTTTGTCCTGCCTCTAGAGGAAGCCAAGAGGGGCCTCAAACTTCTGAAGGAATCTG GCATGGAAAAGATCAACTTCTCGGGAGGAGAGCCCTTCTTGCACGAAAAAGGAGAATTTCTGGGGAAATTAGTTCAGTTCTGTAAACTGGATCTACAGCTCCCAAGTGTCAGCATTGTCAGCAATGGGAGCATGATCAAAGAAACATGGTTCCAGAAATATG GTGACTATCTGGATATCCTGGCCATCTCCTGTGACAGTTTTGATGAGGCAACCAACCAGCTGATTGGAAGAGCTCAGGGCAGAAAGAGCCACGTCGACAACCTTCACAAGATTCGCAACTGGTGCCTGCAGTACAAAGTGGCATTCAAGATCAACTCGGTCATCAACACCTTCAACGTGGACGAAGACATGACTGAGGCCATCACCCAGCTTAACCCAGTCCGCTGGAAG GTGACTCACCCTGCTCGGTTTCGTTTTCGATGTATGTAA
- the rsad2 gene encoding radical S-adenosyl methionine domain-containing protein 2 isoform X2, which translates to MQFSSVVASPKLVLQLCISTLQCIMASVFSIVCFWTAGGCKGTTSPVSPVDCQLEQRKVQNATTPTSVNYHFTRKCNYKCGFCFHTAKTSFVLPLEEAKRGLKLLKESGMEKINFSGGEPFLHEKGEFLGKLVQFCKLDLQLPSVSIVSNGSMIKETWFQKYGDYLDILAISCDSFDEATNQLIGRAQGRKSHVDNLHKIRNWCLQYKVAFKINSVINTFNVDEDMTEAITQLNPVRWKVFQCLLIDGENAGEKALREAERFVISDQQFEEFLDRHSSVPCLVPESNEKMRFLDCREGRKDPSKSILDVGVKEAICFSGFDEKMFLKRGGKYVWSKADMKLEW; encoded by the exons ATGCAGTTCTCCTCCGTGGTTGCGTCCCCGAAGCTGgtgctgcagctctgcatcAGCACCCTGCAATGCATTATGGCGAGCGTCTTTTCAATAGTTTGTTTCTGGACAGCAGGAGGCTGCAAGGGGACAACCTCCCCTGTTTCACCTGTTGACTGCCAGCTGGAGCAAAGGAAAGTCCAAAATGCCACGACTCCAACAAGTGTCAACTATCATTTCACACGCAAGTGTAATTACAAATGTGGATTTTGTTTCCACACTGCAAAAACCTCCTTTGTCCTGCCTCTAGAGGAAGCCAAGAGGGGCCTCAAACTTCTGAAGGAATCTG GCATGGAAAAGATCAACTTCTCGGGAGGAGAGCCCTTCTTGCACGAAAAAGGAGAATTTCTGGGGAAATTAGTTCAGTTCTGTAAACTGGATCTACAGCTCCCAAGTGTCAGCATTGTCAGCAATGGGAGCATGATCAAAGAAACATGGTTCCAGAAATATG GTGACTATCTGGATATCCTGGCCATCTCCTGTGACAGTTTTGATGAGGCAACCAACCAGCTGATTGGAAGAGCTCAGGGCAGAAAGAGCCACGTCGACAACCTTCACAAGATTCGCAACTGGTGCCTGCAGTACAAAGTGGCATTCAAGATCAACTCGGTCATCAACACCTTCAACGTGGACGAAGACATGACTGAGGCCATCACCCAGCTTAACCCAGTCCGCTGGAAG GTATTCCAGTGTCTGTTGATTGACGGGGAAAATGCAGGAGAGAAGGCcctgagagaggcagagaggttCGTCATCAGTGACCAACAGTTTGAGGAGTTTCTGGATAGACACAGCAGCGTCCCCTGCCTTGTTCCAGAGTCCAATGAGAAG ATGCGTTTCCTGGACTGTCGAGAGGGAAGGAAGGACCCGTCCAAGTCTATCCTCGATGTTGGTGTGAAGGAAGCCATTTGCTTCAGTGGCTTTGATGAAAAGATGTTTCtaaagagaggagggaaataTGTGTGGAGCAAAGCCGACATGAAACTGGAGTGGTGA
- the cmpk2 gene encoding UMP-CMP kinase 2, mitochondrial isoform X1: MARRAMSLLPQWSSRIFSVELDGAPLYFSIQEQHRGEEVPRVFREVRSHGRCYSLLVCGGDRIRRAKFYGELKDKLLRDLPPGCDLSPMSSFLPNVKDSLIKGYFLKDNSKSSVPSERLLRDLIQHDPVLVCSYLRGKDDQLWTQRLWSHADSQTVETSEEYYVVPSEAPQYHPSTLNIMNSDVFYSFDEAFDVLKKCGDIIPEATSVLELLPGRAEARSKPDFPVIVIEGLDATGKTTLTESLKDTLGAALLRSPPQCLSPWRACFDQEPPLIRRAFYALGNYITAEQIGQEGMKTPVIVDRFWHSTAAYAIATAVSGPVCNLPAEGSEVYRWPTDLLQPSLVVLLTLDPEERKRRLRDRGQGKTEEEQKLDHNHLFRLRVYVCPCRVEEAYRRIIGPACVTVDAGPSADQVLQQVRLLIRGKCHL; the protein is encoded by the exons ATGGCACGGCGCGCTATGTCTCTTCTTCCTCAGTGGTCCTCACGTATCTTTTCAGTGGAGCTGGATGGAGCACCCCTCTACTTTTCCATTCAGGAACAGCACCGTGGGGAAGAAGTACCGCGGGTGTTCAGAGAAGTCCGCAGCCATGGCCGGTGTTACTCTCTCCTCGTCTGCGGCGGCGACAGAATCAGACGAGCCAAGTTTTACGGGGAGCTGAAAGATAAATTGTTGAGAGACTTGCCTCCGGGGTGTGATTTGTCTCCCATGTCCTCATTTCTGCCAAATGTCAAGGACTCTCTCATCAAGGGGTactttttaaaagataattcaAAGAGTTCAGTCCCGTCTGAACGGCTTTTGCGAGATTTAATACAGCATGATCCAGTGCTTGTGTGTTCATACCTGAGAGGTAAGGACGACCAACTGTGGACTCAGCGTCTGTGGTCTCATGCAGACAGCCAAACCGTGGAAACGTCAGAGGAGTATTATGTGGTACCTTCAGAAGCGCCACAGTATCACCCATCTACTCTCAACATCATGAACTCTGATGTTTTCTACAGTTTTGATGAAGCATTTGACGTTCTAAAAAAG TGTGGTGACATCATCCCAGAGGCGACGTCTGTACTGGAGCTGCTGCCCGGCAGAGCGGAGGCCAGAAGTAAACCAGACTTCCCCGTTATTGTCATAGAGGGCCTGGATGCCACAG GTAAGACCACTCTGACTGAGTCTTTGAAGGATACTCTGGGGGCCGCCCTCCTGCGGTCCCCTCCCCAGTGCCTCTCCCCCTGGAGGGCTTGCTTTGATCAGGAACCACCCCTCATCCGCAGGGCCTTCTATGCTCTTGGGAACTACATCACAGCAGAACAAATAGGCCAGGAGGGCATGAAGACACCTGTCATCGTTGACAG ATTCTGGCACAGCACAGCAGCTTATGCCATTGCCACAGCTGTGAGCGGTCCAGTGTGTAACCTTCCAGCGGAGGGTTCTGAGGTTTACCGTTGGCCCACTGACCTGCTCCAGCCCAGCCTGGTGGTCTTACTCACCCTGGACcctgaagagaggaagaggaggctgaGGGACAGAGGTCAAGGAAAGACTGAAGAGGAGCAAAAGCTGGACCACAACCATCTTTTCAGACTCAG agtgtatgtgtgtccctGCAGAGTGGAGGAGGCTTACCGGAGGATCATCGGCCCAGCTTGCGTCACTGTGGATGCTGGTCCTTCTGCGGACCAAGTGCTCCAGCAAGTGCGGCTTTTAATTAGGGGCAAATGCCACTTGTAA
- the cmpk2 gene encoding UMP-CMP kinase 2, mitochondrial isoform X2, which yields MARRAMSLLPQWSSRIFSVELDGAPLYFSIQEQHRGEEVPRVFREVRSHGRCYSLLVCGGDRIRRAKFYGELKDKLLRDLPPGCDLSPMSSFLPNVKDSLIKGYFLKDNSKSSVPSERLLRDLIQHDPVLVCSYLRGKDDQLWTQRLWSHADSQTVETSEEYYVVPSEAPQYHPSTLNIMNSDVFYSFDEAFDVLKKCGDIIPEATSVLELLPGRAEARSKPDFPVIVIEGLDATGKTTLTESLKDTLGAALLRSPPQCLSPWRACFDQEPPLIRRAFYALGNYITAEQIGQEGMKTPVIVDRFWHSTAAYAIATAVSGPVCNLPAEGSEVYRWPTDLLQPSLVVLLTLDPEERKRRLRDRGQGKTEEEQKLDHNHLFRLRVEEAYRRIIGPACVTVDAGPSADQVLQQVRLLIRGKCHL from the exons ATGGCACGGCGCGCTATGTCTCTTCTTCCTCAGTGGTCCTCACGTATCTTTTCAGTGGAGCTGGATGGAGCACCCCTCTACTTTTCCATTCAGGAACAGCACCGTGGGGAAGAAGTACCGCGGGTGTTCAGAGAAGTCCGCAGCCATGGCCGGTGTTACTCTCTCCTCGTCTGCGGCGGCGACAGAATCAGACGAGCCAAGTTTTACGGGGAGCTGAAAGATAAATTGTTGAGAGACTTGCCTCCGGGGTGTGATTTGTCTCCCATGTCCTCATTTCTGCCAAATGTCAAGGACTCTCTCATCAAGGGGTactttttaaaagataattcaAAGAGTTCAGTCCCGTCTGAACGGCTTTTGCGAGATTTAATACAGCATGATCCAGTGCTTGTGTGTTCATACCTGAGAGGTAAGGACGACCAACTGTGGACTCAGCGTCTGTGGTCTCATGCAGACAGCCAAACCGTGGAAACGTCAGAGGAGTATTATGTGGTACCTTCAGAAGCGCCACAGTATCACCCATCTACTCTCAACATCATGAACTCTGATGTTTTCTACAGTTTTGATGAAGCATTTGACGTTCTAAAAAAG TGTGGTGACATCATCCCAGAGGCGACGTCTGTACTGGAGCTGCTGCCCGGCAGAGCGGAGGCCAGAAGTAAACCAGACTTCCCCGTTATTGTCATAGAGGGCCTGGATGCCACAG GTAAGACCACTCTGACTGAGTCTTTGAAGGATACTCTGGGGGCCGCCCTCCTGCGGTCCCCTCCCCAGTGCCTCTCCCCCTGGAGGGCTTGCTTTGATCAGGAACCACCCCTCATCCGCAGGGCCTTCTATGCTCTTGGGAACTACATCACAGCAGAACAAATAGGCCAGGAGGGCATGAAGACACCTGTCATCGTTGACAG ATTCTGGCACAGCACAGCAGCTTATGCCATTGCCACAGCTGTGAGCGGTCCAGTGTGTAACCTTCCAGCGGAGGGTTCTGAGGTTTACCGTTGGCCCACTGACCTGCTCCAGCCCAGCCTGGTGGTCTTACTCACCCTGGACcctgaagagaggaagaggaggctgaGGGACAGAGGTCAAGGAAAGACTGAAGAGGAGCAAAAGCTGGACCACAACCATCTTTTCAGACTCAG AGTGGAGGAGGCTTACCGGAGGATCATCGGCCCAGCTTGCGTCACTGTGGATGCTGGTCCTTCTGCGGACCAAGTGCTCCAGCAAGTGCGGCTTTTAATTAGGGGCAAATGCCACTTGTAA